The Mycteria americana isolate JAX WOST 10 ecotype Jacksonville Zoo and Gardens chromosome 18, USCA_MyAme_1.0, whole genome shotgun sequence region TTTCTGCCTCATTCAGACAGATGTTATTTATATATTGTATTAATAGGCTTCTAATTTTTACTGGCCGATAGAATGCAGCAGGATGTGAAGAAGTGGTTCTGGGACCTGGAGTAAAATGTAAATTGACTAAATATAACATGTGTCTGATATGTTTGGAAGCTATAAAGCAGCTTgttcatctctgctttccttttcctgcagttAAAACTGGttcaaacaaaaaccaaccaaacaacaaatacATGTATCAAGCTTAGATATTGTCTCTCtctcttagaaataaaaaatattggcTGATGATTTGAGGGCAAATAGATCTCGTGTCCTATTTCTACCAGAACAGCCAGAGGGCAGATGTTCTGGTTTGTTAGAATCACTAGTGGCTGTGAAAAAATATCTGCCCATAAATGCAACAGTATTGTTGATTAGTAtcttaatttgtttgtttaaaatacatcCATCCCTATGCACATCCTGAGGATTGTTTAAACATTAGACCCCGCTGGAGTGCCTCAAAAAACCCTGAAGTTGTGTCACTCAACTTTTACTGCAATAGacaggcataaaaagaaaaaactctgtttttaaaaggttaaatgtGGAAATTAAAGTTACACCCAATGTGATCTAAAACAGAATTATTCATAGCATTTATATAAGTACTCTTATACTGTCACAGACAAGTGGAAAGCTCTCTGTCAAACTAGGTAAGTGAATGCCTACATCAGCAATCATTTACTGAGTTGTAAGTAGCTTCTGTTCTGCTCAAATGTGCTCAAGAAGAAACTGTTACCATCAAAGCTGTAAGTTAGGTGTTCTTGGCTTTTGGGGGTATGTGCTGTGCTCTGGAAAGGTTGTCTCCTTTCATCTTCTGAGGTGACTTCACCTTTTTGTTAAAACAGGTGTTTGCATTTGAGGTATCTTGTCACCTCAGGTTATTGttgaaaaataacatgaaagCTTTTTAGGCAGCAATTTATGAGCCTAGCTGTAGATTGGAAATGTATCTTTCCATCCTTATGTAAAATTCCCAAAGCtaaattttccctgctgtttttgGCAGTGCCATCACTTTCCAGCAGTTCTGTAAACTGCCATAATCCATCTTAATTTTCACTCCAggatgtggtggtggtggtaccATTCCCGAAGCTAACTAGCTCTTAGTATCTCATTCTGGAGAATCTCTGTATGTACAAAGGCTCCTTGCTGCTTACACTTCTTGATTCCTATAATCTACATTGCCAACAGCAAGGCTAATCAGGCACTGTCTCGGCCTTTGTCAGCTGGCATCGCATGCATAGTGCACTTACATCGAATGTCTGCTTCTCATTTTAGTACAGGTGTCGTTTTATTTACATGTATGTAAATGTGAACTGATGAAATCATGGATACTGCAGCTTGACGTCCATTGTTATGCTTAAATTGGAAGGTGTGACAGTGCAAGCTTTTCCTGCTCTGTGCCAATCCTCACTAACTGTACAAATTAGTTGTAGCAGTAAGACTGGGGTTTGGTTTTCAGGATTTTCAGTCCTTGATCTTGGAGCTTTCAGCTGATAGCAGGGGATAATAATAAGTTTTCCCACCAAGCTGAACTAATCTTACTTTGAAGTTGAGGCAACAGGCTATGTGTAAGTGATTTAAAAAACCGAATGGAAATTAATCATAGGAACTGCTCAGTgattttgttcttcagaaaaacaacttGCCAAGGGTCATGATACATATTTTGCAGTAATTTAAAACTCATCGACTggatttttatttaacaaaaatagtaACACATTTCAGTTTGTGAAATGAGTCACTAAAGGAGTTTTCCCCTACAGTTGAAGGCTTTCTTTCAGATACTTTCCTCTTATTAAGCTCTGGTTAGAGGGCCTTGTCTGTCcccatgttttatttataacatgAAAGACTGTGTTTTCCTAAAGCTACCAGGCTGCAGGTACAGTAGTTCTGAGAATTGGATGTGGCTTCCAACATTATATTGACTAGAGAATAGGCAGATATTATAAAATTGCCTTAGGGATTGTCTGAACAATGCAGATCAAGCATGACGTAGTGCCCTTTAGTTTATCCAAACAATTTAATGTAAGAAATGTGGACTTTCATTAGGTTATGTATGGAGTTATATGGCAAaagtggaggggggggggggggggggagcaaggCTTGTAGCAGACTGTCCACAATATTCTGTTCCATATTGAGAAGGTCTGTTCTCAAGGCAATTGAGAAATACTACTTATTAACAGACAGACTTCATTAATGCTTCATGACTGTGCTGTCATGGGAGAAATTAATTGCAGTATTGCCTTTTCAAAGTGGCGTGTGCTCTCTGTCCTGATACAAATCCATCACAGTTCAATGCTGCAGCCAGACGAGCCTGTAGCTGTGGGGAGGCTTATCAGTGGTGGTGCCAGGCGGTAACTGTTCTATTGCAATCACATTGATTTTTAGATCCTGGGTGTGGAATAGTCTCTGCATGGCTCAGTTTGGAGCAGACTGATAAGGCTCCTTGTTTCTTAGCAACCACAGCCTGCCATAGCCAGGAAcctgcccctctgcagctggagggaaaaTTCTGAATGTCTCAAATTGGTATCTTGAACCAAGGTAAGTCATTCCCCCCAGCATATTTAATTTAAAGGCCTTtgcattcaaataaaaagaaTGTGTTGGCAAAAGTTCTTTAACAAAGGGAAAGCATAACTTCTCTGTCATTACtaagacattttaatttctttccctgttctTATTTAGGCCTGTGTCTTTCCTGGGCATGGAGGTGCCATATGTCCTTCTCTTAACCAGACTTGTAGCAGAAGTTGCCAGCAAATCTACTGAAAGTTCGGTAGGTACTTCCTGTTTTTTGTCATGCTAGGTGCTATAAAAACAGAAAGATCAGATTATTTTCCTCTCAGATTGCAGTTTATAGAAGGCTTTCTAATCCAATAGAAATGACCTATGCTGCTAGCAGTCATTAACTGAAACTGTTACAGTGGGTCAATTTGCTATGATGGCTGATTGCCTATTAAAGCATTGAATTCTTCCTAGTCATGTGCTTGTAGGCTAGCAGGGATGCAACTGATAATCCCTCGCACCATGTGGAAAAAGCACCCTGATGAtcaaaaaaacacttttcaagcTGCTTGGCAGTTTAACTACAAACAATCTGAAACATGGAAACCCAAAAGTTAACTTTTCAAATGGCTGAGAAGCTCTGAAGCAAACACTGCTTCAAGTCACAGAAAAAGGTCAGAGTATAAAATCCTGCTTGCAGAAGAGTTTGACCAACAAAACTTTTTAAGAAACTGGTCTTAAGCATGTTATCTATAGATCTTCTGGTTCTTTACTGTAGTCTACCTCCCCATGATGCACTAACGGTGTGACGTCAGCCTACTAATTTAAGTTTTGACAGTCCCAACCATTTCTCCTGATAGCTTTGACCTTTGTCACCCCTGGATTTGATGGGTTTTGCTGATAAGCAGAGTAATGCTGGCTGGTATGTGTTAGGTATATTTAAGTTACTTCTATGGCTGAATATAGATCAGATCTTGTTACTTTTGACCGAGAATATTTCATCCCTTTAAGACTGGTTTGACTTGCTATATTCTTTAGGGGAATGTAGCTGCAAAACTTCAAAAGGTATGGGAGTTTTGTGGCTTATTTTTCTTGTACAGGTTCGGAGAGTGGATATGCCCAAGTCTATATGGGATGTTACTAATATCTAGCAAAAGAACCACAGAGTTTCTGACAACCATTTATCTCTAAGCTTATGTCACAGCTTGCTgtaatttgtaaataattttgaaactggcttttatataaacaaacaaaaaataaaaataaactatgtGCCTTCAGGATATGTgaagttattattttatattaaatgttGAAGGAAGAAGCTTTTGTAGTTCTGCTGGATTGCTCTGCCAAATGTAGATGTTATCATCACTTGCAGTATGGGCATTCAGTGAAAACTGGTTTTGGCCAGTCATTTTGCCAATAGCATTTCTGAGCAAGTCTGTTAGGGCATTTGTGTGGTGCTGTGGGAAGGATAACTCCCCCCCTGAACTGTGCTTCACTGAAGAATTTAGCGAGTACATGTCTAAAGTGGTTTTTTGAGGATTTGTCCAATGTCAACACTAAAGTGTGCATTTCTTCTCAAAGTGTTAGTTTGGGTAGCAGCTGCCAGGTCAAAATCAGCTTAATGGTGCGTCTAGCTTGTTCTCTCCTTGTAAGGTTacttaatgcaaaaagaaaaagttccaGCAAGTTTTAACTGCAGTTACTGATTATTCCCCTGTGttctctgtggatttttttttttggttgaagcATTTTAGTAAACTTAAGAACTGTGTGAAAtgtaatgtaatttcttttcttaggtTTCAGAAACAGAATGCTGTGTGGATATGTTGGATTCTAACAGTTCCTGTCCAGTAACCAACCAGTGCAGTCCAGGTATCATgtgtcatttttaataaaattccagATTGTTTTTGACAGTTAACACCAAAATACAGTGCGTGATTAATTGGGgggtgaaaacaaaataattagtgCATGTACATATTgaagtttttcttcctctataTATACAAGGTAATGCTTCTTATGACTCACAAATGTTGTTCTTGCATGGTAAGGACAATAGACAACTATTAATAAGGttgttatttatcttttttatttagtgTGCAGTTGAATTATGTAACAGCTATTGTAAATGCTTAAAAGCCCTAAAAGCCCATATAATGagcataaaaagcaaaaatgctgtaaTGCGTATCTAAGGGAGCATTAAGAATAATTTCAATATTGTCTTGTTAGCACAGAATGCCTCATTCTTCCTTGTACCATATATGTAGAGTTGTTTTCTTCTAAATGGAGTTAAAAACTTCTTTTGTCACTTCCCAGCAGTAGCAAAAGGGTGgtctttttttaatgccattttatttaaaatcgGAGagtaaaagcaggaaaactgcTTCAGAGCCCACAGTAACAAGAGAATTAGTGACTTAAAAATTGGGGTCCGCTTCTGGGTTCAGTCATTTCCTCGTGATGGTTCTTAAAGCATTTTAAGCCTATCTATTTTCACTGCTTCGTTTGCTTCCCTTAACTGTTGCTTCATTTCATGCCTTCATTTTTGCTTCTGAACGATCTTAGATATGGCATAAACAATTGTCTCCAAGTTAGGGGATTGTGTTCTCTTAAATGTTGTTGTAACCTGATAATCTACCAATATCTTTGGTGTCAGATAAGTGCTTTGATGCTTTCTTCCTATTACTGTAGAAAGTCTTTGCCCTTACATTGGGTCTGTTTGTGTTTAGATTAAGTGTCAGATGTAATTTATTGCTGTGGGCATcaaacatgctgcttctctctAAGGAAAACGTAGTAGCAGAGCTGTTTTCAAATCAGCACCTTACTAATGGTTTGCTTTATGGGATAATTGATACCAGTTTGGCTCAATGCTCTATAGAACTGGATTTTAGCCAGCACaataagcttttttcctttaaatgtagACTATAATATGATGTAGTAGGAATATCCTTCTAAGCTTCATGTCTCAAGTCTAAGCCTCGAGTGAAACCACCACAGCTTTATTGTATTAAATAAAGTTGTTACTGAAGATGTGCcctaaaatgtttttgtcttaaCAAAAACATAGCAGTATGTGCATTTAAACATAAATTGAGAGATTTCAACATTGAAGACATAGGCCAAGATGAAAGTTTAATCAGTTTCCAGCCTGCATGGTAGGGTGACTGATATAAAACACTCGCCATCTGTCACAGAATAGTTTAAATGGGCTTGGGTTCTTCTTAAGGTGAAACAAATAGTACAATACTTGAGAGGACTGAGGCATGGGAAAAAGACTGTATTATGGCAGTATTCATATTTTTAGCTTGCCATGCTTCAAGCAACTGACTATAGGGACGCCAGCATCTTTTTTTCATCCAAGCACACTCCTCCTGGTTCTTAGCATCTTTGTCCCTGCCTACTTCTGTTTTCAATACTATATGTTAAAATGGCATGAGTTTTTGTTTCGACAGTGTATGACCTCTGAAAATGGTAAaattctgctgcttctttagTATTGTTGAGGGTAGTTACAGGTTGTTAGACACTTCCCGTTTTTCTCAAAACTAAAATATGTGAAGCAGTCGATGGAGCTATGTTGAAATTGCCCTCTGGGAGCTGTTTGCTTGTAACTCTTGCTCCTTTTTGGCCCTTGAAAGGTTATATCTTTTCTGGAATaaacactttgaaatgaaacCTCTTAACTTGTGTATAGTAGGAAGCAGGAGATGTTTGTAACCAGTAGACCAAATGGAGGGAATTTCTGTTGTTGCCCCTACCTCTTTCTGAAGactagaaaatatttccagtgttgcttttgttgttttcaaaccTCTGTACACCTTATTCTTATGCAGGTTGTTACAGACGATGGAATGAGGATGGTAGTAGCAGCtgcattaaatgcaaaaatgaaactcTTCCTGTTTCATCTGTTTACAATCTGACTGAATGCAGAAATAGTGAGTCATTTACCATCCCTTTATTTTGATGGGTGTTTTTTGGTACTGAGATCTCTTTGCATGTGTGGTCCAGCAAAGACTGTTCAAGAAGGCATCAAatgttgcagatttttttttttccccctcccttgtaAAACTTCAGCCTTTTCCAAAGTCCTAATAGAACTTTGAGCTTTTGAACATGCAACAAAACCTACGGAAACTTTGAAATTTAGTTTGCAGAAACTGTGCAGAGTGCTGTGGAACCATTCTAGGAGTCTAGCGGCGGGGGCAAAAAATCAAAGATCAAAATCTTGTTATGTATTAGAGTACCTAATCTGTGAAGCCaaatgcaacattaaaaaaaaaatcattctgtccAGTGAAAGTTCTTAAAAGTCCTAAACATCAAAATGATTAAACTTACAGGGTAGGACCTGTATCAAACGTACAGTAAATACTGAATTTTGTGGCTGCTTTAATCTCTGCtgtaagaaaaaagcatttgctgagGGTGTTCGCTAGGGACTTCTCCAGAGCACAACATACCTCAGACTGTATTTGAGTTCTTGAAAAATTTATATTAAGAAGGCTAGATTCATTTTGTACATGTGCTTTGTTTGAGAGTTAAGAACCATTCAATTCCTGGTAAATATTGTTAATGAAAGAGATAAACTTGATCTAAGTTTCTGGGAGATGCACtagtgaattattttctttttggacaAATTATGATGATGCTTGTTTACTTCCTTTTCTTGAAATTCTCAAAAGTGATGTAATGAATTTTTTCATGGGAGAAATCAGGATTCTTAtacaatttcaaataatttagaaGTATAATAGCCTttcactgagatttaaaaaaaaaaagtagtttttgtcagattttactttaaaaaattctttttgatTACAGCTGGTATCAGAGGAATGAATTTCCAAATGAATATAAGCACCGTAACTCCTTTCATACAGAACATAGGTGAGTAAATGGAAATAGCTATTGAGTGCAAGCTTTGTGATTATTCACTGCGTACCAGCCCCTTCGTGGCATGGCATTTGAAACAAgttgtaaaatatgtttttctgtagTATAGGTTTTATTCTAAATGTAGTAGCCATTTTTACTTCTTCTGGCTTGTTCTCAACAAGAACCTTTCAAAAGTCTTAGTTGAATTTTGAGGTAACTGTATTTTACTGAATGGTTCTTTCATCTTGTCCCTAGTGATCTTGAAGTGATTTTCTGGTACAGGCTGAGCTGGTTATTTATGAAACAC contains the following coding sequences:
- the C18H1orf159 gene encoding uncharacterized protein C1orf159 homolog isoform X1, with amino-acid sequence MEVPYVLLLTRLVAEVASKSTESSVSETECCVDMLDSNSSCPVTNQCSPGCYRRWNEDGSSSCIKCKNETLPVSSVYNLTECRNTGIRGMNFQMNISTVTPFIQNIGGPEVAASLILGTFFISLFLILSVASFFYLKRANKLPNVFYRRNKASVLQPSETASMIPPPASSVRKPRYVRRERSLVTSASAAMISSSETRVSNV
- the C18H1orf159 gene encoding uncharacterized protein C1orf159 homolog isoform X2 codes for the protein MEVPYVLLLTRLVAEVASKSTESSVSETECCVDMLDSNSSCPVTNQCSPGCYRRWNEDGSSSCIKCKNETLPVSSVYNLTECRNTGIRGMNFQMNISTVTPFIQNIGGPEVAASLILGTFFISLFLILSVASFFYLKRANKLPNVFYRRNKGIHDTSPSFFSSEATICQTRTVTSDVCICCYDLFFRNQGQQCLAFILD